The following are encoded in a window of Streptococcus pasteurianus genomic DNA:
- the cps2T gene encoding beta 1-4 rhamnosyltransferase Cps2T, whose product MQHVFIIGSRGLPAKYGGFETFVEELVKNKQSADIVYHVACLSDDKHQTHFSYEGADCFTIKAPKIGPARVIAYDMMAIKYGLQMVKKERIEHPIFYILGNTIGAFIVPFAKKIHAVGGKVFVNPDGLEWKRSKWSKPVQAYLKYAEKSMAKTADLVISDNVGIETYIQESYPEAKTRFIAYGTDLTKSSLTADDYKVRKCFENWQTKENGYYLIVGRFVPENNYETAIREFMKSNTKRDLIIICNHKNNPYFDKLKRLTNFERDKRVKFVGTVYDRDLLNYIRENAFSYIHGHEVGGTNPGLLEALGHTKLNLVLDVDFNKSVADASAFYWNKTSGNLSCLINDADGHYDFTEYGNRARAIVKQNYTWEKIVGEYEELFLNEN is encoded by the coding sequence ATGCAACATGTATTCATCATCGGAAGTCGTGGATTACCAGCAAAATACGGTGGTTTCGAGACTTTTGTTGAGGAGTTGGTAAAAAATAAGCAGAGCGCAGACATTGTTTATCATGTGGCTTGTTTGAGTGACGATAAGCATCAAACGCACTTTAGCTATGAAGGCGCGGATTGCTTTACCATCAAGGCACCTAAGATTGGTCCTGCTCGGGTCATCGCTTATGATATGATGGCTATTAAGTATGGACTTCAAATGGTAAAAAAAGAGCGTATTGAACACCCTATTTTTTATATTTTGGGAAATACGATTGGTGCTTTTATCGTGCCCTTTGCTAAGAAAATTCACGCTGTCGGTGGTAAAGTTTTTGTCAATCCCGATGGTTTGGAATGGAAACGATCTAAATGGTCAAAACCTGTTCAAGCTTATTTAAAATATGCTGAAAAATCAATGGCTAAAACGGCTGATTTGGTGATTTCAGATAATGTCGGTATTGAAACTTATATTCAGGAGTCTTATCCAGAAGCTAAGACACGATTTATTGCTTATGGAACCGACTTGACAAAGTCAAGTTTGACTGCTGATGATTATAAGGTTAGAAAATGCTTTGAAAACTGGCAAACAAAGGAAAATGGCTATTACTTGATTGTCGGACGATTTGTTCCAGAAAATAACTACGAAACAGCAATCCGAGAATTTATGAAATCAAATACTAAGCGTGATTTGATTATCATTTGTAACCATAAGAACAACCCTTATTTTGACAAATTGAAACGGTTGACAAATTTTGAAAGAGATAAACGTGTGAAGTTTGTTGGAACAGTTTATGACCGTGATTTGTTAAATTATATCCGAGAAAATGCATTTTCCTACATTCATGGACATGAAGTTGGAGGAACAAATCCAGGTCTGCTTGAAGCTCTAGGACATACTAAACTTAATCTTGTCCTTGATGTTGATTTCAATAAATCAGTAGCTGATGCAAGTGCTTTTTATTGGAATAAAACCTCTGGTAATTTATCATGTTTGATAAATGATGCAGATGGTCATTATGATTTTACAGAATATGGAAACCGTGCCCGTGCGATTGTTAAACAAAATTACACATGGGAAAAAATAGTAGGAGAGTATGAGGAACTGTTTTTAAATGAAAATTAA
- a CDS encoding glycosyltransferase family 2 protein: MKINILMSTYNGEQFLAEQIKSIQKQIVKDWTLYIRDDGSSDRTPEIIQQYAQKDSRIVFINADNRENFGVIKNFYTLLKHSKADYYFFSDQDDIWLEDKLAVTLAEAEKYSNDKPLLVYTDLKIVDRELNVLHESMIKTQSDHANTTLVQELTENTVTGGTAMINHALAELWTTTDNLLMHDWYLALIASALGHLVYLDYPTELYRQHDANVLGARTWSKRMKNWLKPHKLVEKYWWLIDASQTQARFLLDLNLSPENREIVENFTTIMDKSLSHRIHTLNKYGLRKNRNFHTLVFKTLIITKFGYRRNK; encoded by the coding sequence ATGAAAATTAATATTCTCATGTCCACCTACAATGGTGAACAATTTTTGGCTGAGCAGATTAAAAGTATTCAAAAACAAATAGTCAAAGACTGGACATTATATATCCGAGACGACGGCTCTAGCGACCGCACACCAGAAATTATTCAGCAATATGCTCAAAAGGATTCACGTATTGTCTTTATCAATGCTGATAATCGTGAAAATTTTGGTGTCATTAAAAACTTTTATACGCTTTTAAAACATAGCAAAGCTGACTATTATTTCTTTTCTGACCAAGATGATATTTGGTTGGAAGATAAATTAGCAGTGACTTTAGCTGAAGCTGAAAAATATAGCAATGACAAACCGTTACTCGTTTATACGGATTTAAAAATTGTTGATAGAGAGCTAAACGTTTTGCATGAAAGCATGATTAAAACACAGTCTGACCATGCCAATACTACACTAGTTCAAGAATTAACCGAAAATACGGTAACTGGTGGAACAGCGATGATCAATCATGCTCTTGCCGAGCTTTGGACAACAACGGATAATCTCTTAATGCATGACTGGTATTTAGCATTGATTGCTAGTGCCTTGGGACATTTGGTTTACCTCGATTACCCAACAGAATTGTATCGTCAGCATGACGCTAATGTTCTTGGAGCAAGAACATGGTCCAAACGGATGAAAAACTGGTTAAAACCACATAAACTCGTTGAAAAATATTGGTGGTTAATTGATGCCAGTCAAACACAAGCGCGTTTTCTGCTAGACTTAAATTTATCACCAGAAAACAGAGAAATAGTTGAAAACTTTACAACTATTATGGATAAATCATTGTCTCATCGTATTCACACTTTAAACAAATATGGCTTACGTAAGAACAGAAACTTCCATACGCTTGTCTTTAAAACACTAATTATTACCAAATTTGGTTATAGGAGAAATAAATGA